A segment of the Carya illinoinensis cultivar Pawnee chromosome 1, C.illinoinensisPawnee_v1, whole genome shotgun sequence genome:
TGAGAGGCTACAAAATTTTTGCCTTCGATGTGGTACCATAAAACATCAAGGAAGAGGCTGCCACCTCCAACGGTTTGGATATCAAACGCAGCCTCAACCTCCAGCACAATACGACCACTGGTTGAGGGCAGCACCATATAGACAATCATCCATGGCAAGTAGGTTCTATGGTGGATGGACAGAGTCCAACGATCCAAACCCCAAGGAACAACCGCCACCCACGGCAGGGGTGGGCAGTGAGTATAGGGGCAGCTACGAAGGACATAAAGAGGTCTCAAAGGTGCAAAATCAGGTCCTGCCCAAAGATTTAGATCCTGAGGGGGCAGTTGAAAGGCATGGGTCGTCTAAAGACCTTCAAAAGCAAGCAAGAAGTCAAAGCTGCCACTCAACCAATAGTAACATGTCAGGTGAGCCTTTTCTTACTGCTATAACCACTAAAGTGTGCCTACGGTCCCAGAAACTACCTAATTTACCAGACCCAACCCCAAAGTGCACCCAAAAAGCAAACCCGGACCCACTCAGCATGTTAGTAGACATGgaacaagaaacaaaactcaTAGAGTCTGAGGTTTTAGATAACCAGAACAACCTGCAAAATAAAGAACTTTACAGCAGCcataaaaaatctcaaatctcAGTTTCTCGAACTCAAAACAGCATCAAAACCAGAAAAGCTTGTTGGAAAAGAAAAGCCCGTGAATTCCTTAGTACCAAATGTGCTGTAAATGCTGatccaaaaagcaaaacaaaaaaaagaagtagCAATGCCCTGGGTGATATCTCAAATATTGTTGAGTTCAAAAGACAGAAGCATCAAGAGGGAGACCATGAAAATTTCCTCCAAAACTCAAAGGTGGAGGCTGTCAAGCAGCCCCACCTACAGCCATGAATTGTCTAAGCTGGAACtgccgggggcttgggaacccccggacAGTTCGGGAACTTCACCACTTGGTGAAGGAAAAGGCCCCTAACTTTGTTTTCCTCATGGAAACAAAGTGCAGAAGGCACAAGGTGGAAAATATCAGAAGACAATTGGGATACCATCAGAGCTTTGTGGTGGACAGTAGGGGGTCTAGTGGAGGGCTGGCATTTCTTTGGAAGGAGGATCTAGAGGTCGACCTAGAAACCTATACCAGAAGGCACATATCCCTATCTGTCACCTTACCAACAGCAAATACAAAGGTTCTCCTCACGGGCTTCTATGGCAGCCCCGAACCCTAAAAAAGGGAAGGCAGTTGGCACCTGCTTAGAGCCCTAAAACCACAGGATAACAAGGCTTGGGTATGCCTCGGggacttcaatgaaatcttAAACCAGCATGAAAAGAAAGGGGCTGCACAAAGACCATATAGACAAATGGAAAACTTCAGAGAAGCTATTGACGAGTGTGATCTGAGTGAGGTGCAATTTCAAGGGGATGGGTTCACTTGGAGTAAtagaagagaaggaagagagTTTACAAAAGAAAAGCTTGACAGGGGGTTCAGGAACCAAAACTGGTTTAATCTCTTTGGAAATTCTTCTGTGACTTCTTTTGCAGCTAATAGCTCAGATCACAGTCCCATTCTACTATCAGATGGGAATACTGAAGCTTTAAAGAGGTATAGACGTCCCTTCAGGTATGAAGCCACATGGAGCAATAAAGAAGCTTGTAAGGAACTTATTGCTAGAACATGGAATTCATCTCTTATCCAGCACTCGTGTTTACAAGAGGTTACAGATGGCTTAAAGAGGTGCAGGGCAAACTTGGTGTCTTGGAGCAAATCATCATATAGAAACCAGAAAGGAGCGATTGTTGACAAACTGGCCAAACTAAAACAGGTTCAAGAATCTGCTGCTGGAGATGATAATGAGACAATCAATGCCCTGAGAAGAGAAATAGACAGCTTACTAGAAGATGAGGACATGAAGTGGAGACAAAGAGCAAAGCAACAGTGGTTGAAGGAAGGTGACAGGAACACTAGTTTCTTCCACAAATGTGCTAgtcaaaggaagaaaaacaaTGCAATCAAACAAATATCCGATGAGAATGGAAGATCTGGTTCTAAACCAGAAGAGGTGAGCTGCCTATTCCAATATTATTTCAAGCACTTATTTTCATCCTCAGAACCTGATAGGATAGAGAACTGCACCCAGTTTTTAAACCCATCCATAACAGAAGAGATGAATGCCTCTTTAATCAAGGGGATTGACAAAGCTGAAATAGAAAAGGCTATCTTTAGCATGAATGGTCTAGGATCCCCAGGTCCAGATGGATTTCCAGCCCTTTTCTACCAAGATCACTGGGATGCAGTTGGGTCAAAAGTCTGTGCAGCAGTCCAAAAAGCCTTTCAAACCGATAGCTGGCCCTCTGATTTCAATGCCACACACATAGCTTTAATCCCAAAGACAAAGAACCCAACCAAAGTGACTGAATACAGACCCATAAGCCTTTGCAATGTTATCTACAAAATTCTTGCAAAAGTCCTAGCAAATAGACTCAAGAAACTGCTGCCAACTATTATCTCCCCATCTCAGAGTGCTTTTATCCCAGAAAGATTGATCACCGATAATATCATTGTAGCTTTTGAGGCCCTTCACACCATGCAAGGTAGCTTGAGAGGAAAGGAGGGCTATATGACCCTTAAACtggatatgagcaaggcatacGATAGGATAGAGTGGTCCTTCCTAGAAGTTGTAATGGACAAGATGGGTTTTGCAAAAAAAATGGACTGAGGCTATAATGAGGTGTATTACATCGGTCACCTATTCCATCATCATCAACGGTATACCCCAAGACCCTTTCTCCCCTTCACGTGGCATAAGACAGGGTGATCCTTTGTCACCCTATCTATTCATATTGTGTGCAGAAACTCTCAGTTGCATACTGAAATCAGCAAAAGGGTCAGGTGCTATCACTGGCATCCCTTTAGGCCGAAACCAGCTGCATATAAGTCACCtcttttttgctgatgatagtctCCTCTTCTGCAAAGCTAACCCCCTTGAATGGAGCAGATTGTTTCACCTTCTTGAAGACTATGAACTTGCCTCAGGCCAGAgactaaacaaagaaaaaacctcTATCTATTTCAGTAGAAACACCAGACCAGAGGTTAAGGAAATCATTGTCCAAATTGCAGGTATTCAAGCCTCTCAACCATACGAAAAATACCTAGGACTCCCAGCCCTCATTGGTAGATCCAGATCGAAAGGTTTCAAAAGAATCTTGGATAGAGCCAGAAGCAAAATCAGCAACTGGAAGGTTAAGTTCTTATCCCAAGCTGGAAAGGAGATACTAATCAAAGCAGTCATCCAAGCAATCCCAGCCTACTGCATGGGAGTTTTCAAGATTCCCAAGAATATCCTGCAAGAATTAGATAACATTATGCAaaaattctggtgggggcaAAAAGCTGAAGAAAGAAGGATTCACTGGTGCACATGGGAAAAAATGGGAAAAGGCAAAGCTAGTGGAGGGCTGGGGTTTCGAAATTTTGAGAGTTTCAATCTGGCTATGTTGGCAAAGCAAGGTTGGAGGATACTTCAGAATCCAAACTCCCTAGCTGCCCAAGTCTTATCAGCTAAATATTTTCCCAATGGTGCTTTCCTAAAAGCAGAGCTAGGCAGGAAACCCTCCTTTATCTGGAGGAGCATCCTTGCAGCAAAGCCTCTTCTAGAAGAGGGCCTGGTATGGAGACTCGGGAATGGCCAATCCATCAAAGTATGGCAAGACAAATGGCTGCCAACTCCTTTGTCATACAGAGTCCAGAGTGGTATCAACAATCTCGGTATAGAAGCAAGAGTAGCAGAGTTAATTGATAGGGACACAAAGGCATGGGATGTGCAGCTGCTCAAAGAAACCTTCTCTGCAGAGGAAGCAGAAACCATTCAGAAAATTCCCCTGAGCATTTACAACAAACCAGACAAGATCATATGGAGATGCACAACCAACGGAATTTTCAGTGTGAGAAGTGCCTATCATCTTCAAAATGAAATGAGACAAATGAGCAAAGGGCAACCCAGCTACATTCAGGAGGAAGGAAGATGGAAAAAACTCTGGAAACTGAACTTACCAAATgcagaaaaattatttctatgGAAGGCTTGCAATGACATACTTCCAACCAAGTAGAACCTGTTTAGATGAACAGTTGTATAAAACCCAAACTGCCCAATATGCCATCGTCATATAGAAAGCATCGAACATGCACTATGGGAGTGTGACTCAGCGAGGGACGTATGGAGCATGTGTTCGAGGAATCTACAGAAAAGAAGCATCAGCAACCAAACCTTTAAGGAACTACTGGCCAGTCTCATGGATGAGGTGGACGGGGAAGTGCTAATAGAAATGGCTGTGGTGGTATGGAGATTGTGGAAAAGAAGGAACGAGTGGATCTTCCAAGAAATTTTCACCAACCCCACATCCATTTTAAAGCAAGTTAACCAGAAGTTGCAGGAACTCAAAGTGCTGTACAATAACCCTTCAAACACCTCGGAAAGACAGGAAGGCAGAGAAGGCATAGTTGAGTTCTGGAAGCCCCCCCCAAACAACTTCTATAAaattaattgggatgctgcagTAGACCACAAGAAATGCAGAGTGGGAGTTGGAGTTATCGTCCGAAACTGGGAGGGCCAAGTAATGGGCACAATGAGAACAAACAATTCCCTCTTCCCTGATCCACACCTAGCTGAAGCGTACGGAGCCCTCCAGGCAGTGTCGCTGGGTACTGAATTAGGTCTGAGAAAGATAATCCTTGAAGGGGATGCTCTTAACGTGGTCAAGGAGATTAATGGTGAGCTGGAAAATTGAGGCCAGGCGGGAATGATTATTTCAGACGTGCAAGCATCACTTCAGAATTTTGAAAGCTGGTCAGCGATCCATACGAAAAGGAGCTCAAATCAAGTTGCTCACTGCCTAG
Coding sequences within it:
- the LOC122300136 gene encoding uncharacterized protein LOC122300136, whose amino-acid sequence is MCSRNLQKRSISNQTFKELLASLMDEVDGEVLIEMAVVVWRLWKRRNEWIFQEIFTNPTSILKQVNQKLQELKVLYNNPSNTSERQEGREGIVEFWKPPPNNFYKINWDAAVDHKKCRVGVGVIVRNWEGQVMGTMRTNNSLFPDPHLAEAYGALQAVSLGTELGLRKIILEGDALNVVKEINGELEN